In the genome of Paenibacillus sp. GP183, the window ATCCTCATATTCAAATTCCACGCTCTCGCCTTTCATCATGCCGGAAAAGTTATCTGCGAGCTCGAGCGCTTCCTCGATTGTTTTGCCTTTTACGGCATCCGTCATCATCGAAGCGGAAGATAAACTGATAGAACAACCTTCACCTGTAAACCTGGCATCCTTCACAATGCCGTCTTCTATTTGCATCTGCAGCGAAATTTTATCTCCGCAGGTCGGATTGTTCATATCGATCGTAAGCGCATCGGAGGATTCAAAGGTGCCGTGATTGCGTGGTGTTTTATAATGATCCATAATGACTCTACGGTATAAATCATCCAATTGCATAGCCAAAGTACTCCTTTGTTTTTTGTAATCCTTTCACGAGCTGGTCTACGTCATCTTCCGTGTTATATAAATAGAAGCTGGCGCGAGCCGTAGAGGATTCCTCCATCCATCTCATTAGCGGCTGGCAGCAATGATGGCCTGCACGTATGGCGATTCCTTGTGAATCTAGTACAGTGGCCACATCATGAGGGTGAACATCGCCTAAATTAAAGGTCACCAATCCTGCACGATTCACTTGCGGCCCATAAACGGTAAGACCTTCAATCTTGGTCATACGTTCGAGAGCATACTCTGCCAGCTTCATATCATGCTGCAAAATTTCATCCATGCCCACTTGCTGCAAGTAATCAATCGCCGCACCCAGCCCTACAGCTCCGGCAATAATCGGCGTACCGCCTTCAAATTTCCAAGGCAGCTCCTTCCAGGTGGAGTTTTGCAAGTCTACATGGTCGATCATTTCCCCTCCGAATTCGATCGGTTCCATGTTCTCCAAAATAGACTTCTTGCCATATAATACCCCGATTCCGGTAGGTCCACACATTTTGTGCCCGGAGAAGGCGTAGAAGTCGCAGTCCAAATCCTGGACGTCCACCTTCATATGAGGTGTGCTTTGTGCTCCATCGACCATAATTTTCGCGCCATGCTTGTGAGCAATCCGAGCAATTTCTTTAATCGGATTGATCACACCGAGGACATTGGATATATAAACGATGGAGACGATTTTGGTGCGATCTGTAATCACATTCTCCACATCCGCCAAGGAAATCGTGCCATCCTTTTGCAGTGGGATATATTTTAATGTGGCTCCTGTAGCTTTGGCTGCCTGCTGCCAAGGAATCAGATTGCTGTGATGCTCCATGGGAGTTATCACAATCTCATCGCCTTCACGGAGGACGGACCGGGCGTAGCTGGTGGCCACAATATTGATAGCTGTTGTCGTACCGCGGGTAAAGACAATTTCTTGTTCACTGCCGGCATGGATGAATTTGGCTACTTTCTCGCGAGCTCCTTCATAAGCATCAGTGGCTCGCGATCCAAGGGTGTGAACACCTCTATGAACATTGGAATTATCCCATTCATAGTAATGCTTCAGTGCTTCAATCACCGAAACAGGCTTCTGCGAAGTGGCTGCATTATCCAGATAAACGAGGGGATGCCCGTTAACTTCCTGGTGCAATATGGGAAAAAATTCCCTCAGCTCCGAAGCCTTCATTGTCCCAACTTCCTCTCTACCAGACGCTGCAGCTGCTCTTCGATGTTGCTGATAGGAATTTGGGACACAACCGGAGCCAAAAACCCGTAAATGATCAAGCGCTGAGCTTCATCCTTAGTAATACCGCGAGACATCAAATAATGAACTTGTTCAGGATTGACCTGACCTACACTCGCTGCATGTCCTGCTTTCACATCATCTTCATCGATAAGCAGGATTGGATTCGCATCTCCACGGGCTTTGGGACTCAGCATTAACACTTTCTCCGTTTGCTGTCCATTCGCGCCGGTTGCACCTTTTTCAATCTTGCTGATCCCATTGATGATCGCTGTTGAGCTGTCTCTCATGACCGCCCGGGTAATCATGTCGCTGTTCGAGCTTTTGCCAAAATGCACAGCGCGGGTCGTCAGATTGAGCTTTTGCTCTTCGGTTCCAACACAGATGACTTTGGCATCCGATTCGGAGCCATTGCCTCTCAGGATCGAGGTCGTGTCCGACATGCAGTTGCCGTAGTTCATCTCACCGATGATCCATTCTATGCTGGCGTCATTCTCAACTATCGCACGTCGATAGGTAAGATCTGTGATCGTTTCTCCCATATTATGAATGGATGCAAACCGCACCTTGGCGCCTGGCTTCACATAGATTTCAACGACTCCATTTTGCACAAGCGGTGCGCCGGCTCCGGAAGAAATAAAGTTTTCCACATAGGTCACGGAGCTGAAAGATTCAGCCACAATGATCACATGCGGAACAAAGCTGGCTTCGGCATCGTCGGTTATAAACAAAGCTTGTAAAGGAATTTCCACGACTACATCTTTGGGAATGTAAATGAATATGCCACCGCTCCAAAGTGCCGTATGCAAAGCAGTAATCCGATTCTCATTGGCGGCAACAGCCTTCATGAAATAAGACTGAACGAGCTCGGGATGCTGGAGAACAGCTGTTTCCAAATCGGTGAAAATGACACCTTTCTGCTTCAACTGGCCGGCTACACGGTTAAAGACAATGCTGCTGTTGCGCTGAATGATAAGATTATCCGGATTGGATAAATTTTTTGCCGCTTCCGGCAATTCATCGATCGACGATATTTCGGCTTGTTTCTTATAAGCTCCGTAGGCGTTGATGTCCCAACGGTCAATTCTCGTTTTTTCCAATTTGGGCAATTCCAATTGTCCCGCGAGCGTGAGCCCTTCCGTACGAAGAGCTGTCATCCATTCCGGCTCCTGCTTGCTGCGGGACAGCTCGGTGACGGCGCTCTGGTCTATTGGAAGAATGGTTTCTATACTCATTGATTTTCCTCCCGATTGCTTTCCTTTTGTTGTAACCAGTAAGATGCAAAGCGCTGCCTGGTTATCAACTTGTTTGCTATGAAAGCTTGCATCATAAGCTTGCGTCTTGTGTTAGTTGTATTTGGGAACAGTCGTTTTCATCGGAACCTTGAATTCTTCCTCTTCTTGACCGACCGTTTCATCAACGATGCCAAGCTCTTCCTTGACCCAATCATAGCCTTCCGCTTCCAGACGCTGAGCCAACTCAGGACCGCCGGATTTCACGATGCGGCCTTGCATCATAACATGTACAAAATCAGGCGTTACATAATTCAGCAGGCGTTGGTAATGCGTGATAATAAGGAAGCCGCGCTCCTCGCTGCGAAGTGCATTCACGCCTTCTGCAACAATTCTTAGAGCATCGATATCAAGCCCTGAATCAATCTCGTCCAATATAGCGATCTTTGGCTCAAGAAGCAGCATTTGCAAAATCTCGTTACGTTTCTTCTCGCCTCCGGAGAAGCCCTCATTCAAATAACGGTGCATGAATTCAGGATTCATTTCCAAGTCCTTCATCTTTGCTTCCATTTGGCGAATGAAGCGAATTAATGATATTTCATTGCCTTCACCGCGGCGCGCGTTGATCGCACTGCGAAGAAAGTCGGAATTAGTCACTCCTGTAATTTCACTTGGATACTGCATAGCCAGGAAGAGACCTGCACGCGCTCTTTCGTCGACAGCCATGTCGAGAACGTCTTCTCCATCCAAGGTAACTGAGCCTTCCGTAACTTCATACTTGGGATGTCCCATCAATGCGGCTGCGAGCGTACTTTTACCGGTACCGTTCGGTCCCATGATCGCGTGAATTTCTCCGCCTTTGATTTCAAGGCTGACCCCCTTCAAGATTTCTTTCCCCTCAACGTTAGCACGGAGCCCGTCTATAGTGAATGATGTTGAATTTGACATTATTCTTCTGCCTCCATATGGTTGATATTTATATACAGATTATAATCATTCTTAAATGATTATCACTGATTATCATTAGAATAATTCTATTATACCTTACCCTGGAAAATCAATAAAGGTCATATTTCAATGCTTTTTGAATTTTTGAGACGGATTGCTCAAAAACTTCGTCGTTCATTACGGGTTGGCCTGGGGGCATTGCATGGTTTGCAGGCAGCTCGATCCAGGATTTGCAACCGTTATATTCAGGCAGTGAGTCCACCTTGAACGGTTGATCCAGCTTATATATGCGAAGCAGCAGCAGATGCAGCGGATTTTTCCGCTTCCAATGAAGCCTGTCCTCTGTAAAACGATTCGTCCATATATGAAAGGAATAAAGACGGTCGATTTGTTCCTGATCCGTAATTTCGATGTCCTCAGCCAGCTTTGCATAGGCAGTTATCGTTGTGACTGAGTCATCCGGCTTCCATTCACGTAGTGTTTCGTCGATTTGATCCTGATATTCCTCTTTCAGCAGCTCTTTTTTCTGATGCTCATAGGCAGGATATAAATAGAACGAATCCGCTTTTACCTGAAAATCACGCGTTTCCTCAGCTAATCCTCCTTTGCGCATGATCATGATTTGATCACCGCTCTTGAGCGCCTGGATGGCAACCGCCCATTCCTTTAACGCAGGCATTCCTCTGATGGTATCCGTAGCTTTGACCTCCCCTGCTTGAGTTAAAAGGGCTCTCTTTATTCTTGCTTCTATAAAAATGATATCTGTTCTTAACCCGAAGGTCAAATGGGTGCACTAGTGCTTTCCAAATAAGGCAAATGGGTGTTGAGATCCATGTCAATAAAAAAAGAGCAGTCCCAAAGCCATGGTAATGGCTGAAGGATTGCCCCATTTATAATATTTGAAAAGTCGTTTATTGTCCCAGATAGGCTTTAAACATCCAACGCTGTTTCTCCAAAGCTGCATGGATTTCCAGGAACAGATCAACGGTTGTCTCATCCTCTGCTTCTTCAGCAACTTTCATGCTTTCATTAAGCTCTGTAAGAAGCATCTCACAGTCAGCCACAATACCTTGAATCATTTGCTGAGTCGACTCGGAGCCTTTAGCTTCTTTTAAAGAAGATTCCGCTAGGTATTCTTTCATCGTCGCATAGGGTTTACCGTCAATCGCCAATAAGCGTTCAGCCAGTACATCCAAATATTGATGCGCCTCGTTATAAAGCTCTTCGAATTTAATATGAAGGGAGAAGAATTCGGTTCCTTTTACATACCAATGGAAGTTGTGGAATTTGACATAAAGCAAACCCCAGTTTGCAACTTGTTTGTTTAATACCTTTTGAACGGAAGCGACATTTTTTGCGGTTGCTGCTGTAGCCATTTGAAATTCCTCCTTATTTAGTAATGAAGCTGTTATGATTTAGTATGTGTTAAATCTTGGCCGCCTATGTGGAAATGGCTCCTGAAAAGGGCTATAATACATAGAAAACAGGTTGGAATTCAACCTTGAATTGCAGGAGGTTATCCTATTGACCAATTATCATCCCTTATCCGAAGCTGAAGCAATTGAATATTCCAGAAAAATTCCCGAGCTGTTCCAGACTGGAGCCGAGCTTGTCAGCCGCGAAATTGGCGATGGCAACCTCAATCTCGTCTTTCACATATCGGAGCCTGCCACGGGCAGAAGCATTATTTTGAAACAGGCGCTGCCCTATGCCAAAGTTGTTGGCGAATCGTGGCCTCTCACCCTGGACCGTGCAAGAATTGAAAGTGAAGTGCTGCAAATCCAGGAATCTCTATGTCCGGATTTGGTACCGCACGTTTACGTATATGATCGTAATCTGGCCTTAACCGCGATGCAAGATCTAAGCGATCATGTGATTATGCGGAAAGGCTTGATGGATAGAAATCAGTACCCTTTATTCGCCGGCGATATAGGTCGTTTTCTAGCGCATACTCTTTATTACACTTCCGATTTGGGAATGAATCAGCAGGAAAAGAAACTCCAGCAGGGCCGATTTATAAACCCGGAGCTGTGCAAAATTACTGAGGATTTGATTTTTGATGATCCTTATCGGGATGCGGAAACGAATAATTTTGAGGAGCACCTTCGTGACGCCATAGAAGCTATTTGGCAGAATAATGAGCTGCTTCTTGAAGTAGCCCAGCTGCGCGAGAAATTTTTGACGCGTTCTGAAGCCTTGCTGCATGGGGATTTGCATACGGGGAGTATCTTTATCCGAACGGATTCGACCAAGGTCATTGATCCGGAATTCGCTTATTACGGGCCTATGGGCTTTGATATTGGAGCTGTTCTGGCTAACCTGCTGCTTAATTTTGCAGCACAAGAAGGCTGGAGCCCTGTTCCGGAAGAACGTGCCGAGTATCGCAGTTATCTGCTGAATACGGTGAAGGACGTATGGAATCATTTTGAAAAGGAATTCCGTTCTCTTTGGTCTCAGCACAGCTCGGATCGTTTGTTCCGGACACCCGGCTATCAGGATTTGTATATGCGCAGATTACTCCAGGATACGTTTGGTTTTGCCGGTGCTAAAATGGTTCGCCGTGTAATTGGCTTGGCGCATGTGGCGGATATTGATAAAATAGAAGATGCCGCTGCCCGTGAACGCGCTCAGCGCCTCGCACTTGCCATCGGTACCGAGCTCATCCGCATGGGCCGACAAGCAAGCTCCATCGAGGAGATGGTCCAAAGGGCTGATGCCACCGTGCAAATTATGAGCTTTCCGTGTTGAATAGAGCAAAATTCACATTGCTACAGTGAGGTTTGGATCAGAAAAGAGGTTATTTCCCAATGACTAACATACAGGAACAATCGAAAGGCGAAGACGCTCTGCAGTCCCTTCGTTGGACGGGGCAAGCGCTGGATTTGCTCGATCAACGACTATTGCCGGAGGAAATTGTTTATTTGTCTTTGGAAACACCCGCCGAAGTGTGGGAAGCGATCCGCCGCCTTAAGGTGCGGGGCGCACCGGCGATTGGCATCGCCGCGGCTTACGGCGTTTACCTCGGCATCCGCGGCATCGCGGTCGAGGGCCGCAGTGAAGCCGAAGGCCGGGAGCTGCTGCTCGCCGGAGTTCGTGAGCAGGCGGCGTATTTGGCGACCTCCCGTCCGACGGCGGTCAACTTGTTTTGGGCGCTCGACCGGATGAAAGCGCGGGCGCAAGCTTTGGCCGAAGCCGGGCTGAGCGCAGCGGCGATGAAGCCGGCTTTGCTCGAGGAAGCGCAGCTCATCCAGGCCGAGGATGAGGCTACGAATCGTCGCATCGGCGAGCACGCGCTGACTCTGTTTCAGGACGGCTTCGGCGTCCTGACTCACTGCAACGCAGGCGGTTTGGCGACAACGAGGTACGGCACAGCCCTGGCGCCCTTTTATTTGGCGAAGGAGCAGGGCCTGAGCCTGAAGGTGTTTGCCGACGAGACCCGGCCGGTTCTGCAGGGGGCGAGGCTTACGGCATTCGAGCTGCATCAGGCCGGCGTGGATGTGACCTTGATCTGCGACAACATGGCGGGAGCCGTGATGTCCAAGGGGTGGATCCAGGCGGTCATCGTGGGAACGGACCGGGTTGCGGCCAACGGCGATGTGGCCAACAAGATCGGCACGTACAGCGTGGCGGTTCTGGCGAAGGCGCATGGCATCCCTTTTTATGTGGCGTGCCCGATGTCCACGATCGATTTGAATACGCCGACCGGAGCGGATATCCCGATCGAGGAACGGCACGAGGACGAAATCACCCAGGGCTTTGGCAAGCGTACAGCGCCAGTCGGGGTGAAGGTGTACAATCCTGCCTTCGATGTAACGCCGCACGAATATGTGACGGCAATCATTACGGAAAAAGGCATTATCCGTGCTCCTTTTGCGGAAAATTTACGCAATCTATTTTCATGATTGGGTTTCGGAGACTCCGAAAATTATTTTACTTTTGTGGAAAAGATGCGGCTGTTCCGGGAGTCATTGTGAGATGACGGGGGGACAGCCGCATTTTATTTTTTCTCTTACCGGGGCTCTATATCGATAATGCTTTCTACCCAGCGGCACCATTCCAGATTAGCCTGATGGACCATAATCGCTTTGTGCACAATCAAATATGAACCGAAATACGAGGATTGCAAATTCAGTTCTGCTGCTTCCATCCCGGACTCTGCTTTAATTTTATTCAGGGACTGATTCAGACTTTCGAGTTTTTCTTGATGGAAGCATGCGCGTTCACGAATTAATTTTATGGCCGCACTCCGATCAGATAAAGAAATGCTGTAAACCTTTAGCAGCAGCTCATCACGGGTCACAGGATCAGCCGCGGGCATTGAAATCCACTCCCTGAGCGCATCCTTTCCGCTTTGGGTAATGGAGTATACCTTCTTGTCCGGTTTGTCCGATTGCTCGACTATTACAAATTCAACAAGGCCTGCTTTCTCCAGCTTAGCCAGCAACGGGTAAATCTGGCTGTGCTGAACTTGCCAAAAAAGATGAATTTGCCGCATGAGTTCATAACCCGTACGTGAACTTTTATTCAGTAAGCTGAGCAGTCCAAATGAGAGCGTGTTCAACTGGAACCTCCATTATGTTATTATTGATCCTTAATCATAATCACGACATGAGTATCATCTTGTTGGTTCATATTGTTGGTTCATATTATATGTAAAAGATATTACATAATCAACATCCCTGCCCCCTTAAATCATCTTTCCCTTACGAATGGTATATTTGTCGCTGCCCTATACCTTTTGTCATTTGGAAAAAAGATATCGGAGGTGCAAAACTAATATGAATGCAGGTAACACCTTTGGAAGAAATGAGCAACACTTGGATTTGGACAATGATTGGATTCATTTGATAGCAACGGCACAAACGATGGGTATTCCATTGGAAGAGATTAAGCTTTTCCTAAAAGACGGTACTTACGCCGATTCCACTGAAAAAAAAGAATGAACTACATAAACTTCCTCCTCCTCTTTCCCCGTAATTTTCCTCTTTCTCCCTTTTTTCGCCGACATTGGAAAACGCTTTCACAAAATTAAAAAAAATTCATTTTATCTCCTTGCAATTTGTATTTTTTTATCCACAAAGTTATTAATTTTTGGTAAAATGAATGTAAATATCCAATGAGCCTTTGTCACCTAGGAGGAGTTTGCATGATCGGCAACCGTGTGAAACAGCTTCGCTTCGAAAAGGGATTATCCATTAATGAACTTGCGGAGCGGGCGGGAGTAGCCAAATCTTATTTAAGCAGCATTGAACGGGATATTCAATCGAATCCTTCGATTCAATTTCTCGAAAAAATTTCCACCGTACTGGGGGTTCCCATAGAAACCTTCTTTCCAGGAAAAAAAATTGAACCGGCCCTCGATCCCGAATGGTCCCAGTTGGTTCGCGATGCAATGGCATCCGGCGTTTCCAAAGAACAGTTTTCCGAATTTCTGGAATATAACAAATGGCGCTCTAAAAACTCCGTTAAATGACAAAAGGGCAATCCCTTTCGCTTGATCAGCGAAGCGGGAATGCCTTTTTTAAATATTAGGCTGTTATTTCTGCAGCCACTCCTCTATCCACCACTGGCGATCCTGCGCATAGTCATGTCCATCCCAAGGATTTACACCTTCATAAATAAAGGAACTCCACCAAAATATCCCCGCTCCATGAACTCCATTTGGATTCAGCGTTGGCTTAGTCAGCCGATCCGCAGCCAGCTGAGCTCTTGCCTTTTGAAGCCCTATCGAGGCGTTATATATATTTTCGATATTGGGATCATGATATACAAAGCCTGTGTCCGTCACCTTTTTACCGTAGGCAGGCATAGTCGGATTTAGCCTAGCTTCAGGATGACTGCTATCCGCTATCGCATTTGCATAACGGATGATCGTCTTTTCCCAGAATAACTGATAGGTTTCTGGAGAATTGACCCAATAATCCGGCTCTAATTGGTCATACATCATCGGGCACAGCTGATTGAAAATGCTCGCCATTTCTTTCAAGTAAGCATCCGACCAGACGCTTGGATGGGCTGGAGC includes:
- the sufU gene encoding Fe-S cluster assembly sulfur transfer protein SufU; translated protein: MQLDDLYRRVIMDHYKTPRNHGTFESSDALTIDMNNPTCGDKISLQMQIEDGIVKDARFTGEGCSISLSSASMMTDAVKGKTIEEALELADNFSGMMKGESVEFEYEDIEAFSGVNKVPARIKCATLAWNAMRKGIIQSKLQES
- a CDS encoding cysteine desulfurase, encoding MKASELREFFPILHQEVNGHPLVYLDNAATSQKPVSVIEALKHYYEWDNSNVHRGVHTLGSRATDAYEGAREKVAKFIHAGSEQEIVFTRGTTTAINIVATSYARSVLREGDEIVITPMEHHSNLIPWQQAAKATGATLKYIPLQKDGTISLADVENVITDRTKIVSIVYISNVLGVINPIKEIARIAHKHGAKIMVDGAQSTPHMKVDVQDLDCDFYAFSGHKMCGPTGIGVLYGKKSILENMEPIEFGGEMIDHVDLQNSTWKELPWKFEGGTPIIAGAVGLGAAIDYLQQVGMDEILQHDMKLAEYALERMTKIEGLTVYGPQVNRAGLVTFNLGDVHPHDVATVLDSQGIAIRAGHHCCQPLMRWMEESSTARASFYLYNTEDDVDQLVKGLQKTKEYFGYAIG
- the sufD gene encoding Fe-S cluster assembly protein SufD, whose amino-acid sequence is MSIETILPIDQSAVTELSRSKQEPEWMTALRTEGLTLAGQLELPKLEKTRIDRWDINAYGAYKKQAEISSIDELPEAAKNLSNPDNLIIQRNSSIVFNRVAGQLKQKGVIFTDLETAVLQHPELVQSYFMKAVAANENRITALHTALWSGGIFIYIPKDVVVEIPLQALFITDDAEASFVPHVIIVAESFSSVTYVENFISSGAGAPLVQNGVVEIYVKPGAKVRFASIHNMGETITDLTYRRAIVENDASIEWIIGEMNYGNCMSDTTSILRGNGSESDAKVICVGTEEQKLNLTTRAVHFGKSSNSDMITRAVMRDSSTAIINGISKIEKGATGANGQQTEKVLMLSPKARGDANPILLIDEDDVKAGHAASVGQVNPEQVHYLMSRGITKDEAQRLIIYGFLAPVVSQIPISNIEEQLQRLVERKLGQ
- the sufC gene encoding Fe-S cluster assembly ATPase SufC codes for the protein MSNSTSFTIDGLRANVEGKEILKGVSLEIKGGEIHAIMGPNGTGKSTLAAALMGHPKYEVTEGSVTLDGEDVLDMAVDERARAGLFLAMQYPSEITGVTNSDFLRSAINARRGEGNEISLIRFIRQMEAKMKDLEMNPEFMHRYLNEGFSGGEKKRNEILQMLLLEPKIAILDEIDSGLDIDALRIVAEGVNALRSEERGFLIITHYQRLLNYVTPDFVHVMMQGRIVKSGGPELAQRLEAEGYDWVKEELGIVDETVGQEEEEFKVPMKTTVPKYN
- a CDS encoding DUF1802 family protein, yielding MPALKEWAVAIQALKSGDQIMIMRKGGLAEETRDFQVKADSFYLYPAYEHQKKELLKEEYQDQIDETLREWKPDDSVTTITAYAKLAEDIEITDQEQIDRLYSFHIWTNRFTEDRLHWKRKNPLHLLLLRIYKLDQPFKVDSLPEYNGCKSWIELPANHAMPPGQPVMNDEVFEQSVSKIQKALKYDLY
- a CDS encoding Dps family protein produces the protein MATAATAKNVASVQKVLNKQVANWGLLYVKFHNFHWYVKGTEFFSLHIKFEELYNEAHQYLDVLAERLLAIDGKPYATMKEYLAESSLKEAKGSESTQQMIQGIVADCEMLLTELNESMKVAEEAEDETTVDLFLEIHAALEKQRWMFKAYLGQ
- the mtnK gene encoding S-methyl-5-thioribose kinase; protein product: MTNYHPLSEAEAIEYSRKIPELFQTGAELVSREIGDGNLNLVFHISEPATGRSIILKQALPYAKVVGESWPLTLDRARIESEVLQIQESLCPDLVPHVYVYDRNLALTAMQDLSDHVIMRKGLMDRNQYPLFAGDIGRFLAHTLYYTSDLGMNQQEKKLQQGRFINPELCKITEDLIFDDPYRDAETNNFEEHLRDAIEAIWQNNELLLEVAQLREKFLTRSEALLHGDLHTGSIFIRTDSTKVIDPEFAYYGPMGFDIGAVLANLLLNFAAQEGWSPVPEERAEYRSYLLNTVKDVWNHFEKEFRSLWSQHSSDRLFRTPGYQDLYMRRLLQDTFGFAGAKMVRRVIGLAHVADIDKIEDAAARERAQRLALAIGTELIRMGRQASSIEEMVQRADATVQIMSFPC
- the mtnA gene encoding S-methyl-5-thioribose-1-phosphate isomerase, with the translated sequence MTNIQEQSKGEDALQSLRWTGQALDLLDQRLLPEEIVYLSLETPAEVWEAIRRLKVRGAPAIGIAAAYGVYLGIRGIAVEGRSEAEGRELLLAGVREQAAYLATSRPTAVNLFWALDRMKARAQALAEAGLSAAAMKPALLEEAQLIQAEDEATNRRIGEHALTLFQDGFGVLTHCNAGGLATTRYGTALAPFYLAKEQGLSLKVFADETRPVLQGARLTAFELHQAGVDVTLICDNMAGAVMSKGWIQAVIVGTDRVAANGDVANKIGTYSVAVLAKAHGIPFYVACPMSTIDLNTPTGADIPIEERHEDEITQGFGKRTAPVGVKVYNPAFDVTPHEYVTAIITEKGIIRAPFAENLRNLFS
- a CDS encoding PadR family transcriptional regulator, which produces MNTLSFGLLSLLNKSSRTGYELMRQIHLFWQVQHSQIYPLLAKLEKAGLVEFVIVEQSDKPDKKVYSITQSGKDALREWISMPAADPVTRDELLLKVYSISLSDRSAAIKLIRERACFHQEKLESLNQSLNKIKAESGMEAAELNLQSSYFGSYLIVHKAIMVHQANLEWCRWVESIIDIEPR
- a CDS encoding helix-turn-helix domain-containing protein, which produces MIGNRVKQLRFEKGLSINELAERAGVAKSYLSSIERDIQSNPSIQFLEKISTVLGVPIETFFPGKKIEPALDPEWSQLVRDAMASGVSKEQFSEFLEYNKWRSKNSVK